The Pyrus communis chromosome 8, drPyrComm1.1, whole genome shotgun sequence region TCGTGGAAACATTATATTTGCAACGTAAAGATAAGACTCCGTACGATAAATGTTTACCTCTTCCTCCCTCCCCTTCTCATTCAACCCATCAAAACAGAGAACCTTGTTGGCTTAGGATCACCCTTTTAGGCTGTAACAATAGAGGAAATACAATAGTCCTagatttgtcaaaaaaaaaatcctaaatttgttaagaaaaataaaactaaaaaaccaaatcaaaccgaTTCATTCCGATTGTCGGTGGTTTAACCAGTCGTATTTGGCAAAAAATCCTGCCCCATAGCTGGTCTAGGCTTAAGCTGAGCCCAATGTAAGTGGGGGTTCTGGTTCCACCCAACCTTATACTTTCAGAGCCCTAACCCCAACCAAGGTAAAAATGAAATGACGGTGGCTAGTTTGTTTTTTGGTCAAGTATAGGGTAGCTATGTGATTGGTCAGTAAAAACACCAACTCTCTCTCTGCTCCAAACACTCTGTCCGTCTCTGTCCCTCTTCTCTCTATCACCTTCTCTGCTATATAAAAATCCCATCTTTTGGGTTTCTTAATCTCGTGCGTTATATAACCCAGTAATTTTTCATGGAAAATTAAAGCCAGAAAGCGTAAAAACCCGTGTTTGGATTTATTTTGATAGTTTTGGTTTGAGCGTGTTTGTGGGATCGGATTGGTTTTTGCTTCAGAGGGTATAACAATGGCGGGAATAGCAATAATCCTTGATCTGTTGAGGAAAAACCCAAGTCCTAGTACAGTCCAAGCGTTACACTCTGCTGGGTATTTCTCAGCCAAAGCCGCCGCTTCTGCCGCTGCTGCGTCTGTCGCCGCCGGTGCTCCATATGCTTATAAGGCACTATATGGGtactctctccatctctctctgtgTCTCTCCCTAAGTTGCTTTTATAATTATTTGATATGGAGTTTGGAGATGTAGACATGGTATAAGTGAGTGGTATCGCTTATCGGTGCATTTATATTTGAGAATCGGAAATTGGTGGGttgattattttgttaattacccATTAGTATACATGGTATTTGTTGTATGGTCAGTATTGGAATTTGATCATACCCTGAAACTCAATTTAGGGTAGGTTTCATATTGATTTGGGATAAACTATAGGATGTGAACAAGTTTGAGTGCGGATAAAGGTTCACTCAGGCTGTTTTTCCAGTTGAACATTTCAGGGAAGTTCTAAACTTATCAAAGTTATAGGGGTGgcctttatggttttggttgattgtgtttgatttgattaataaCTTTCTGAGGTATAGTACATTGTTGGAATCTTATATGGTTGAAGCTGAAGAAAAATTATATTCGGGATTGTTATTCCGATGTAGGTAATGCAAAATCTTGATATCAGGACACCAAAACTTTGGCGCCATTGGGTTTTATTTTCAGTTGTTTCGGTCCTTATATTCTTTCTTGAGCTTGCTGCATACACTTGACATCAAATGGTCGTGTAATATTTCCCTTTTCGTACTTTCCCTTGTCAATCTTATCTCTTTATAACTTTGAGGAATGAAGATACCTCATATTCTTTGTTGTCAGCCGGCGTTTGACTATGTACTAACTTTTTAGTGCTATGAAACAGTAATTTTAGGGTACCGGTTGCCTATTGCGATGCTGGGACGGCATGGTCTGAAGATTATGTTTCTAATATACGAAGTGCATCTCAACGAATCTTTCAGAGTGACTCTCTGAATTACAGTACCAAGGAATACAAAATTGAGTTAAAGCCTCTATTCTCAGCTTTTGAATGGAGGACTCTAACTATGACATCCGTGAGGTCATTTTTAATGTTCTTTTTACCTCTTCTGGAGCCTCGTACAAACTTGGAAGAGGATGATGATGACTTCCTGTCGGACACTGAAGAAGTGCAACCTGTAGATTATGCTGTTCCTCTTAAAAAATCAGTAGTACAAATTATTCGTGAGGTGAGTTGTTTTGCCTGAATTCTTGTTTCTATTTTGAATTTAGTTGAATGAAATTCCGATCATACACAATGTCCTCAAATAAGTTCCGTTGGTTCCGTGGTGTATCTGAACAGTGTTTTTTGGGCTTAAAAACTGTAatgatattttttacactttGTTGGTCATAACACCAGACTAGGATATGCCTCAGATAGTTTGACTCAAAGGTTTTGTCTGTGAAGGACTCATTTGAATGAAGATACCTCATTTGGAAATTATAATATCCTGTGAGGGCTTGATAACATTAATCTTGTGGGATGCCTTTCTGAAATAATTATACTTATTAATCAGTATGTACTACGCATCATAAGCAGCCACAACAGTTATTAGCAGTTTATGGATCTTTGAAGGTGGATTACACGTTAACAGAATTATGTGcttattttcaatatttttttgtacTTGTAAATCAGTATGTGCTGCTTGTCTGCACCATATATAATAAGTAGCCACGAGAGTTGTTTGAAATTTAT contains the following coding sequences:
- the LOC137742539 gene encoding uncharacterized protein; protein product: MAGIAIILDLLRKNPSPSTVQALHSAGYFSAKAAASAAAASVAAGAPYAYKALYGNFRVPVAYCDAGTAWSEDYVSNIRSASQRIFQSDSLNYSTKEYKIELKPLFSAFEWRTLTMTSVRSFLMFFLPLLEPRTNLEEDDDDFLSDTEEVQPVDYAVPLKKSVVQIIRETTVVTTRRILERICVHYVSERMAWKLLKDVPKSATRKAGRRLPTLVFFFSVSKTTFRGHFLGVAASWLVQVGIEIYRYFSHTIKSREEVDDIDTAEQVKILGKKVTVTTLRCGASLVFASIGAGIGALLIRPSSGQWIGCLLGDLAGPLIVTACLGRVYHAEL